Proteins from a genomic interval of Medicago truncatula cultivar Jemalong A17 chromosome 3, MtrunA17r5.0-ANR, whole genome shotgun sequence:
- the LOC25489547 gene encoding probable inactive receptor kinase At2g26730, with protein sequence MSLKQIWFWIILTFLFLFFLKTNSESENVRKALVKFMHQLEPPDQNSMQGWNLTSDPCAHNWLGVTCYANNQYIKTIVLEELNFTGVLDATSLCIANTLQYLSLNNNYLHGFISEDIKDCKFLTHLLLSGNKFSGNLPVSIPQLRNMKRLHVSDNLFTGNLPNMVNVTSLISFLAQNNNFTGQIPDFDFSNFEVFNVSNNNLRGPVPDVGGRFSADSFYGNPNLCGKPISNSSCPPPPPPPPPIVIKDKKKNPFLNDLPIYSGYIVIGLMFIIFLIFKLSRKCMTKNRETGLDHVEKKDMSQDTSGGVVIVGGEKLSEILNSNGSKNWFNGLGVRSEYSMTSMESGVTTSGLVLLSSRKLRGLQFEDLLSAPAELIRRGKHGSLYKVMLDNGVLLAVKRIKDWGISKHEFERRMNLIAQVKHTLVMSPVAYYCSQQEKLLAYEYLPNGSLFMLLYGSQSGHSLDWRSRLDVAAKIAEALAYMHEELGESGIAHGNFKSSNILFDKNMNPQISEYGLMVAENQGVISHIRSRRNKNMSASATFRADIYAFGVILLELLTGKVVKNDGFDLVKWVNSVISEEWTAEVFDRSLISQGASEERMVNLLQVALKCINPSPNDKLSMSQVALITNALKDEDEKSVSFDR encoded by the exons ATGAGTCTAAAACAAATCTGGTTCTGGATAATACTCACttttctgtttctgttttttCTAAAGACAAATTCAGAATCAGAAAATGTCAGAAAAGCCCTTGTCAAATTCATGCATCAACTTGAACCACCTGATCAGAATTCGATGCAGGGTTGGAACCTCACATCAGATCCATGCGCTCATAACTGGCTAGGTGTAACTTGTTACGCAAACAACCAATACATTAAGACtatagttcttgaagaacttaaTTTCACCGGCGTTCTAGACGCTACTTCTCTTTGCATTGCTAACACTCTTCAGTACCTCAGCCTCAACAACAATTACTTACACGGTTTTATATCGGAGGATATAAAAGACTGTAAGTTTTTGACACACTTGCTTCTTAGTGGTAACAAATTCTCTGGCAATCTTCCTGTTTCCATTCCTCAACTACGTAACATGAAGCGCCTGCATGTTTCAGACAATCTCTTCACCGGAAACCTTCCAAATATGGTTAATGTTACAAGCTTGATATCTTTTTTAGCTCAAAACAACAATTTCACTGGTCAGATTCCTGATTTTGATTTCTCCAACTTTGAAGTTTTTAATGTCTCTAACAACAATTTACGCGGTCCTGTTCCTGATGTTGGAGGTAGATTTAGTGCAGATAGCTTTTATGGTAATCCTAATTTATGCGGAAAACCAATTTCAAACTCGTCATGTCCgcctccaccaccacctcctcctccaatcgttataaaagacaaaaagaaaaatccattTCTTAATGATTTGCCAATTTATTCAGGCTACATAGTTATTGGTTTAATGTTCATAATTTTCTTGATCTTCAAGTTGTCAAGAAAATGCATGACCAAAAATAGAGAAACAGGATTAGATCATGTTGAAAAGAAGGACATGTCACAAGACACTAGTGGTGGCGTTGTTATTGTTGGAGGTGAAAAGCTTAGTGAGATATTAAATTCAAATGGATCAaagaattggtttaatggacTTGGAGTTAGATCAGAGTATTCTATGACATCTATGGAAAGTGGAGTGACTACATCAGGTCTTGTTCTTCTTTCAAGTAGAAAGCTTAGGGGATTGCAATTTGAGGACTTGTTAAGTGCTCCTGCTGAATTGATTAGGAGAGGAAAACATGGAAGCCTATACAAAGTTATGCTAGATAATGGTGTGCTTTTGGCTGTTAAGAGGATCAAGGATTGGGGGATTTCGAAGCATGAATTCGAGAGAAGGATGAACTTAATAGCTCAAGTGAAGCATACTCTTGTAATGTCACCTGTTGCATACTATTGCTCTCAGCAAGAGAAACTTCTGGCGTATGAATATCTTCCGAATGGTAGCCTCTTCATGTTGCTCTATG GATCTCAAAGTGGACACTCTCTTGATTGGAGGAGCAGACTAGATGTTGCTGCTAAGATAGCTGAAGCTTTGGCCTATATGCATGAGGAGCTTGGTGAGAGTGGAATAGCACATGGTAACTTCAAATCGAGTAACATTCTGTTTGACAAGAATATGAACCCACAAATAAGCGAATATGGTCTAATGGTCGCGGAAAATCAAGGTGTCATTTCTCATATCAGAAGCCGCAGAAACAAAAACATGTCTGCATCAGCCACCTTCAGAGCTGATATATATGCCTTCGGTGTGATACTTCTCGAACTCCTGACAGGAAAAGTAGTTAAAAATGATGGATTTGATTTGGTTAAATGGGTGAATTCAGTCATCAGTGAGGAA
- the LOC25489548 gene encoding rac-like GTP-binding protein ARAC8 — MASTASRFIKCVTVGDGAVGKTCMLICYTSNKFPTDYIPTVFDNFSANVVVEGITVNLGLWDTAGQEDYNRLRPLSYRGADVFVLAFSLVSRASYENVFKKWIPELQHFAPGVPVVLVGTKLDLREDRHYLADHPGMVPVTTEQGEELRKQIGATYYIECSSKTQQNVKGVFDAAIRMVIKPPQKQHEKRKKARRGCFLNVLCGRSIVRHK, encoded by the exons ATGGCTTCAACAGCTTCAAGATTCATCAAGTGCGTCACAGTTGGAGACGGAGCTGTAGGCAAAACCTGCATGCTCATTTGCTACACCAGCAACAAATTCCCCACT gacTATATTCCTACAGTGTTTGATAATTTTAGTGCAAATGTGGTTGTGGAAGGCATTACTGTCAATTTAGGTCTCTGGGATACAGCTG GGCAAGAGGATTACAATAGGCTGAGGCCTTTGAGCTACAGAGGGGCAGATGTCTTTGTCTTGGCTTTTTCTTTAGTTAGTCGCGCAAGTTACGAAAATGTGTTCAAGAAG TGGATCCCTGAACTCCAGCATTTTGCCCCTGGCGTCCCTGTTGTACTTGTTGGAACCAAATTGG ATCTCCGAGAAGACAGACATTATTTGGCTGATCATCCTGGCATGGTGCCGGTGACCACTGAGCAA GGTGAGGAACTCCGTAAGCAGATTGGAGCTACATATTATATTGAGTGCAGCTCAAAAACTCAGCAG AATGTGAAGGGAGTTTTTGATGCTGCGATTAGGATGGTCATCAAGCCTCCACAAAAGCAACACgagaaaaggaaaaaagctCGTCGAGGCTGTTTCCT AAATGTCCTCTGTGGAAGGAGCATCGTTCGTCATAAATGA
- the LOC25489549 gene encoding nucleobase-ascorbate transporter 6: protein MAGGGGGPAKSDEPQPHPPKDQLPNISYCITSPPPWPEAILLGFQHFLVMLGTTVLIPTALVPQMGGGNAEKAKVIETLLFVAGINTLVQTLFGSRLPAVIGGSYTYVPTTISIILAGRFSNEPDPIEKFKKIMRAVQGALIVASTLQIVLGFSGLWRNVARFLSPLSAVPLVSLVGFGLYELGFPGVAKCVEIGLPELILLVFVSQYVPHVLHSGKNIFDRFSVLFTIAIVWIYAVLLTVGGAYNGSPPKTQTSCRTDRAGLIDAAPWIRVPYPFQWGAPTFDAGEAFAMMMASFVALVESSGAFIAVYRFASATPLPPSILSRGIGWQGVGILLSGLFGTISGSSVSVENAGLLALTRVGSRRVVQISAGFMIFFSILGKFGAVFASIPPAIIAALYCLFFAYVGAGGLSFLQFCNLNSFRTKFILGFSIFLGLSVPQYFNEYTAINGYGPVHTGGRWFNDMVNVPFQSKAFVAGVVAYFLDNTLHKRDSSIRKDRGKHWWDKYKSFKGDTRSEEFYSLPFNLNKYFPSV, encoded by the exons ATGgcaggaggaggaggaggtccAGCAAAATCAGATGAACCACAACCACATCCACCAAAGGATCAACTACCAAATATTTCTTACTGCATTACTAGTCCTCCTCCATGGc CTGAGGCCATACTTCTTGGatttcaacattttcttgtAATGCTTGGCACAACTGTGCTGATTCCCACTGCTCTTGTTCCCCAGATGGGAGGTGGAAAT GCAGAGAAGGCCAAAGTAATTGAAACTCTGCTTTTTGTTGCTGGTATTAACACGTTGGTGCAAACACTCTTTGGATCACGATTACCTGCAGTAATTGGAGGGTCTTATACCTATGTGCCAACGACAATCTCAATTATCCTCGCTGGCCGATTCAGTAATGAACCAGATCCGATTGAG AAATTCAAGAAGATAATGAGGGCAGTCCAGGGTGCTCTTATTGTTGCTTCAACTCTTCAAATAGTACTAGGCTTTAGTGGCCTTTGGCGTAATGTTGCAAG GTTCTTAAGTCCACTTTCAGCTGTTCCATTGGTTTCTCTTGTTGGTTTTGGGTTGTACGAATTAGGTTTTCCTGGG GTTGCTAAATGTGTAGAGATTGGACTGCCAGAGCTTATATTGCTGGTATTCGTTTCACAG TATGTGCCACATGTGTTGCATTCGGGGAAAAATATCTTCGACCGTTTTTCTGTTTTATTCACAATTGCAATTGTGTGGATATATGCTGTTCTACTCACTGTTGGAGGGGCCTATAACGGTTCTCCACCGAAAACACAGACATCCTGCCGCACTGATCGTGCTGGACTTATAGATGCTGCTCCTTG GATCAGAGTTCCATATCCCTTTCAATGGGGAGCACCTACATTTGATGCAGGCGAAGCCTTTGCCATGATGATGGCATCTTTCGTTGCTCTTGTAGAG TCCAGTGGAGCTTTCATTGCTGTATATAGGTTTGCAAGTGCAACCCCATTGCCACCTTCTATTCTTAGTCGGGGTATTGGTTGGCAG GGGGTTGGCATTCTCCTATCTGGATTGTTTGGAACAATTAGCGGATCGTCCGTGTCTGT AGAAAATGCCGGTCTTTTGGCTCTGACACGTGTTGGCAGTAGAAGAGTTGTGCAGATATCTGCTGGATTcatgattttcttttcaattctcG GAAAATTTGGAGCAGTTTTCGCCTCTATCCCGCCTGCAATTATTGCTGCATTGTACTGCCTATTCTTTGCTTATGTTG GTGCTGGAGGTCTAAGTTTTCTTCAGTTCTGCAATCTTAACAGTTTTAGAACAAAGTTCATATTAGGCTTCTCTATATTCTTGGGCTTGTCTGTGCCACAGTACTTCAATGAGTATACAGCAATCAATGGTTATGGGCCAGTCCACACAGGTGGAAGATGG TTCAATGATATGGTCAACGTCCCATTCCAATCAAAAGCATTTGTTGCGGGTGTTGTGGCATATTTCCTAGACAACACTTTACATAAGAGGGATTCATCTATTCGAAAGGACAGAGGCAAACATTGGTGGGACAAGTACAAGTCATTCAAGGGCGACACTAGAAGTGAGGAGTTCTATTCATTGCCTTTCAATCTAAACAAATATTTTCCATCGGTATAA
- the LOC25489551 gene encoding uncharacterized protein, with translation MGNCQAIDAATLVIQHPSGKTEKFYSSLSASQVMKMNPGHCVALLISTTVYPNKDIQNCSKNNNGDTKTNQVRLTRIKLLKPNDTLILGHVYRLITTQEVMKGIREKKQAKIKQNMSHKPDLVKTTLGLEMEKKAKRFDTKDNKATKPERSQGRTTSTNNAVIVTAKTRFWQPSLQSISEIAS, from the exons atgGGAAATTGTCAAGCAATTGATGCTGCAACACTAGTGATACAACACCCAAGTGGCAAAACAGAGAAATTTTATTCTTCTCTTAGTGCTAGCCAAGTTATGAAAATGAATCCCGGTCATTGTGTTGCTCTTCTCATCTCCACCACAGTATATCCAAACAAGGACATTCAAAATTGCtccaaaaataataatggtGACACCAAAACCAACCAAGTTCGATTAACTCGCATAAAGCTTCTTAAACCTAATGATACTCTAATTCTTGGTCATGTTTATAGACTCATCACAACTCAAG AGGTTATGAAGGGCATAAGGGAAAAGAAACAAGCAAAGATAAAACAGAACATGTCTCATAAACCTGATTTGGTGAAGACAACTTTGGGGTTAGAAATGGAGAAAAAAGCAAAGAGGTTTGACACAAAGGACAATAAG GCTACCAAACCGGAAAGATCTCAAGGAAGGACCACATCAACTAATAATGCTGTCATTGTCACAGCTAAGACAAGATTCTGGCAACCATCTTTACAGAGTATCTCAGAGATAGCCAGCTGA
- the LOC25489552 gene encoding succinate dehydrogenase subunit 7B, mitochondrial, with amino-acid sequence MAFFLNNSTFASHLRSTSQKTQDSFSLARRRFHVEPGTREKALLAEDAALKPFKSYKQSVKKLRKIGDVLTIVVVAGCCYEIYVKAAVREEARKQ; translated from the exons ATGGCATTCTTCTTGAACAATTCAACCTTTGCTTCTCATCTTCGATCTACCTCTCAG AAAACTCAAGATTCGTTTTCCCTCGCGCGTCGTCGATTCCACGTTGAACCCGGAACTCGTGAAAAAGCT CTCTTGGCAGAAGATGCAGCTCTTAAGCCATTCAAATCATACAAACAGAGTGTGAAAAAGCTCAGAAAAATTGGGGATGTTTTaactattgttgttgttgcag GATGCTGTTACGAAATATATGTCAAGGCAGCTGTGAGAGAAGAAGCCCGTAAACAGTAG
- the LOC25489553 gene encoding uncharacterized protein At5g50100, chloroplastic: MSLRIAAVSASRIAKPHNPSSPLFSPPFNNPKFQLHRLPHANAFPPLPIRKPGSQCYIRAISDRAVESTISKKEEEGEQSPKDWKIKMLYDGDCPLCMREVNMLRERNTSYGTIKFVDIGSDDYSPDENQGLDYQTAMGRIHAILSDGTVVTDVEAFRRLYEQVGLGWVYAITKYEPIGKIADSVYSFWAKYRLQVTGRPPMEEILEARRKKGEVCKDSDACKM, from the exons ATGTCTCTGAGAATCGCAGCAGTTTCTGCTTCTCGTATTGCAAAACCCCATAACCCATCATCACCACTCTTTTCACCTCCATTTAACAATCCTAAATTCCAGCTCCATCGTCTTCCACACGCCAATGCTTTTCCACCACTTCCTATTCGCAAACCTG gGTCTCAATGTTACATTCGAGCTATTAGTGATAGAGCTGTAGAATCTACAATTTCTAAGAAAGAAGAGGAGGGAGAACAGTCTCCTAAAGATTGGAAGATTAAAATGCTATATGATGGAGATTGTCCATTATGCATGCGAGAG GTGAATATGCTACGAGAGAGGAACACGAGTTATGGCACCATCAAGTTTGTTGATATAGGCTCAGATGATTACTCTCCCGACGAGAATCAGGGCCTCGACTATCAAACT gCTATGGGAAGAATTCATGCTATTCTATCAGATGGAACTGTCGTCACCGATGTCGAA GCGTTTAGGAGATTATATGAACAAGTTGGTCTTGGTTGGGTTTACGCCATTACAAAATATGAACCG ATTGGGAAAATTGCTGATTCTGTGTATAGTTTTTGGGCTAAATACCGTCTTCAAGTTACAG GACGACCACCTATGGAAGAAATATTAGAAGCTCGAAGAAAGAAG GGTGAAGTATGCAAAGACAGCGATGCTTGCAAGATGTAA